One genomic window of Acidimicrobiales bacterium includes the following:
- a CDS encoding N-6 DNA methylase: MPARPDPWLATLREAAAGEDTRAVLGALARHLAADRGPDVVAAVADAWPATTELPAAALPSGGDGVPDALGWAYEALADEDQRRQGLHYTPRPLAERLVAIGLEGLALPFDGGDDPFVVCDPACGGGAFLLAAARRLASSGVGCRAVVERHLVGIDIDPVAAAVASTALLLWAGSPTVVPRVAVADALAADPWPHRPEPGFDLVVGNPPFQSQLSTRTARTTVGAARVRHRFGADVTGYVDTAALFLLAATDEVRPGGRVLLIQPQSVLAGRDAGPVRRAVDERTPLEGLWLCDERVFAAHTRVCAPVLRRPTEGAVRSAGVRRWRGPSVRRAKAGLVPAPGRWAPLAAGLRDTPTVHLGGGPLPELAGATAGFRDQFYGLVDHVHEATAADHERPLVTSGLIDPAECAWGQRDLRFAKRRWRAPVVDLASLGAADPALAAWVADRLVPKVVVATQTRVVEAVADVEGRWVPSTPVLAVPAEPDRLWHVLAALLAPPVSAWALHLSAGAALAPDALKLSAAQVRSLPAPVDDGAWDEGAAAARAAQGASTADDRLAALEAMGRAMVAAHGITGASGVSLLDWWRRRLPARGPIARSDIGGGGQ, encoded by the coding sequence GTGCCCGCCCGCCCGGACCCCTGGCTGGCGACGCTGCGCGAGGCGGCGGCGGGCGAGGACACGCGTGCGGTGCTCGGTGCTCTCGCCCGGCACCTCGCCGCCGACCGCGGTCCCGACGTGGTCGCGGCCGTGGCCGACGCCTGGCCGGCCACCACCGAGTTGCCGGCCGCGGCCCTCCCTTCGGGAGGTGACGGGGTGCCGGATGCGCTCGGTTGGGCCTACGAGGCGCTGGCCGACGAGGACCAGCGCCGGCAGGGCCTGCACTACACCCCCCGTCCCTTGGCCGAGCGGCTGGTGGCGATCGGGCTCGAGGGGCTCGCTCTCCCATTCGACGGCGGCGACGACCCGTTCGTCGTCTGCGACCCCGCCTGCGGTGGCGGTGCCTTCCTCCTCGCCGCTGCCCGGCGTCTCGCCTCGTCCGGGGTGGGGTGCCGGGCCGTGGTCGAGCGGCACCTGGTGGGCATCGACATCGACCCCGTCGCCGCCGCGGTCGCGTCCACCGCCCTCTTGCTGTGGGCGGGCAGTCCGACCGTGGTGCCGAGGGTGGCCGTCGCCGACGCCCTCGCCGCCGACCCCTGGCCGCACCGGCCCGAACCGGGGTTCGACCTGGTCGTCGGCAACCCTCCCTTCCAGAGCCAGCTCTCCACCCGCACGGCCCGTACCACGGTCGGTGCTGCGCGGGTACGCCACCGCTTCGGTGCTGACGTCACGGGGTACGTCGACACCGCCGCCCTGTTCCTGCTCGCCGCCACCGACGAGGTGCGCCCCGGTGGCCGGGTCCTGCTCATCCAACCGCAGTCGGTGCTCGCCGGCCGTGATGCCGGGCCGGTGCGCCGAGCGGTCGACGAGCGGACGCCACTCGAGGGTCTCTGGCTGTGCGACGAGCGGGTCTTCGCCGCCCACACCCGCGTCTGCGCACCGGTGCTCCGGCGGCCCACCGAAGGAGCGGTGCGCTCGGCCGGCGTACGCCGGTGGCGGGGCCCGTCGGTCCGTCGGGCCAAGGCGGGCCTGGTCCCCGCTCCCGGTCGGTGGGCTCCCTTGGCCGCCGGCCTCCGGGACACGCCCACCGTCCACCTCGGCGGAGGGCCGCTGCCGGAGCTGGCCGGCGCCACCGCCGGGTTCCGCGACCAGTTCTACGGGCTGGTCGACCACGTGCACGAGGCCACGGCCGCCGACCACGAGCGTCCACTGGTGACGAGTGGGCTCATCGATCCCGCCGAGTGCGCCTGGGGGCAGCGGGACCTCCGCTTCGCGAAGCGGCGGTGGCGGGCGCCGGTCGTGGACCTGGCGTCGCTCGGTGCCGCCGACCCCGCGCTCGCGGCGTGGGTCGCCGATCGGCTGGTCCCGAAGGTGGTCGTGGCCACCCAGACCCGGGTGGTCGAGGCCGTGGCGGACGTGGAGGGGCGGTGGGTGCCCTCCACGCCGGTCCTCGCGGTCCCTGCCGAGCCGGACCGGCTCTGGCACGTCCTGGCCGCGCTCCTGGCCCCGCCGGTCTCGGCCTGGGCGCTGCACCTCAGCGCCGGCGCCGCCCTCGCCCCTGACGCCTTGAAGCTGTCGGCCGCCCAGGTCCGCAGCCTGCCCGCGCCGGTGGACGACGGGGCGTGGGACGAGGGCGCCGCCGCGGCCCGGGCCGCGCAGGGGGCGTCCACCGCGGACGACCGTCTCGCGGCCCTCGAGGCGATGGGCCGGGCCATGGTGGCCGCCCACGGGATCACGGGGGCGTCCGGGGTGTCGCTGCTCGACTGGTGGCGTCGCCGGCTCCCCGCCCGGGGCCCCATCGCCCGATCCGACATCGGGGGAGGGGGTCAGTAG
- a CDS encoding sulfatase-like hydrolase/transferase, with protein sequence MSDDPDRATPGTPTIVQLRHNALVLLGLTGLAVAQPLLDLFGKNPEFFVAKDADGRDVIVFGLAVTFLLPAVLLGIEALAFVIRPRVGRAVHSVIVGLLGAALGLTVIRQLDLDATVVVLGLGAAVGVALAVGERRSHGLRLGLRFLAVAPVLFLGVFLAFSSTSRLIWESEAQVATNVEVGRDAPVVEIVFDELPLASILSEDGTINAQRFPGFARLAASSSWFRDASSFSWQTEHSVPSILTGQEPTANEIATSIDHPRNLFTLLGATYELHVDEEITSLCPSAVCETATAAAATPSSGLRHSLLDAAVVYGHSTLPSSIRDHLPSIAHSWGDFVAPAAGEEAPERVDAAAVQVPASGGNRNADEFANFARWAEQGVAGQSPPAQGAIVEELIDSAATPGDARLSFAHVVLPHYPWQMAPSGHRYTSRSDLASYTERGVWAEDEWSVRQAQQQHLLQVGYADSLVGRLIDRMEAAGTWDDALVVVVADHGVSFRPGSPQRQPTDENVDEIYRVPLFIKAPGQRVGEVRDDNARLIDVLPTTVDALDLESDWEFDGRSLFGDSDEPEDKEVFGDEGRSTIPTGLQGLLAVVERNDDRFGRDPGWRGVLAVGNRGGVVGTEVADLAVTDTTDLQWSIDQEDALADVDPASGFVPLLVSGRLEGPSGAELPDAVLLAVNGTVAGVGGGYRVAGDTTTFDALLAESALRAGANDVSLLVPSGRGRDTTYAVAEHLDQPSYALRRDRLVPAEGRGEPIDLAAPDDALALEVESAFADGQTLALKGWAADRDGSALADQVLVFADGRQIGVASRRERPDLASEVGADLLQIGFEKVVAAERVPPGADIDVVAVFGDRAVAVAVEPDR encoded by the coding sequence ATGAGCGACGACCCCGACCGGGCCACGCCGGGGACGCCCACCATCGTCCAACTCCGCCACAACGCCCTCGTCCTCCTCGGCCTGACCGGGCTCGCGGTGGCCCAGCCGCTGCTGGACCTCTTCGGCAAGAACCCGGAATTCTTCGTGGCCAAGGACGCCGACGGCCGCGACGTCATCGTGTTCGGGCTGGCGGTCACGTTCCTGCTGCCCGCGGTGCTGCTCGGCATCGAGGCACTCGCGTTCGTCATCCGGCCGCGGGTGGGCCGAGCCGTGCACTCGGTGATCGTGGGCCTGCTCGGCGCCGCCCTCGGCCTCACCGTCATCCGCCAGCTCGACCTCGACGCAACGGTCGTCGTCCTCGGCCTCGGCGCCGCCGTGGGCGTGGCCCTGGCGGTCGGGGAGCGCCGCTCACACGGCCTGCGCCTGGGTCTGCGCTTCCTCGCTGTGGCGCCGGTGCTCTTCCTCGGGGTGTTCCTCGCCTTCTCCTCGACCTCCCGTCTGATCTGGGAGTCCGAGGCACAGGTCGCGACCAACGTCGAGGTGGGGCGGGACGCTCCCGTCGTCGAGATCGTGTTCGACGAGCTGCCCCTGGCGTCGATCCTGTCGGAGGACGGCACGATCAACGCCCAGCGCTTCCCGGGGTTCGCCCGTCTGGCGGCCTCCTCGTCCTGGTTCCGCGACGCGAGCTCCTTCTCTTGGCAGACCGAGCACAGCGTTCCGAGCATCCTCACGGGTCAGGAGCCGACGGCCAACGAGATCGCCACCTCCATCGACCACCCCCGGAACCTGTTCACCCTGCTGGGCGCGACCTACGAGCTCCACGTCGACGAGGAGATCACGAGCCTGTGCCCGTCGGCGGTGTGCGAGACGGCGACGGCGGCGGCGGCCACGCCGTCGTCCGGTCTCCGCCACTCGCTGCTCGACGCCGCGGTGGTCTACGGCCACAGCACCCTGCCGTCCTCGATCCGGGACCACCTGCCCTCGATTGCTCACTCGTGGGGAGACTTCGTGGCGCCCGCGGCCGGGGAGGAGGCGCCCGAGCGCGTGGACGCGGCCGCCGTCCAGGTCCCCGCCAGCGGGGGCAACCGGAACGCCGACGAGTTCGCCAACTTCGCCCGGTGGGCGGAGCAGGGGGTGGCCGGCCAGTCACCACCGGCGCAAGGTGCCATCGTCGAGGAGCTCATCGACAGCGCGGCGACGCCGGGCGACGCCCGCCTGTCGTTCGCCCACGTCGTGCTCCCGCACTACCCCTGGCAGATGGCGCCCAGCGGCCACCGCTACACGTCCCGCTCGGATCTCGCCTCGTACACCGAGCGCGGGGTGTGGGCCGAGGACGAGTGGTCGGTGCGCCAGGCACAGCAGCAGCACCTCCTCCAGGTCGGCTACGCGGACTCCCTGGTGGGGCGGCTGATCGACCGCATGGAGGCCGCCGGCACCTGGGACGACGCCCTCGTCGTGGTCGTCGCCGACCATGGGGTGAGCTTCCGGCCCGGCTCACCACAGCGCCAGCCGACCGACGAGAACGTCGACGAGATCTACCGCGTCCCGTTGTTCATCAAGGCGCCGGGCCAGCGCGTGGGGGAGGTGCGCGACGACAACGCCCGCCTGATCGACGTCCTCCCCACCACCGTGGACGCACTCGACCTCGAGTCCGACTGGGAGTTCGACGGCCGCTCGCTCTTCGGGGACTCGGACGAGCCGGAAGACAAGGAGGTGTTCGGTGACGAGGGTCGTTCGACCATCCCGACCGGCCTCCAGGGCCTCCTCGCGGTGGTCGAGCGCAACGACGACCGCTTCGGCCGGGATCCTGGATGGCGCGGGGTGCTGGCCGTCGGGAACCGCGGAGGCGTCGTGGGCACCGAGGTGGCGGACCTCGCCGTCACCGACACGACGGATCTCCAGTGGTCCATCGATCAGGAGGACGCGCTCGCCGACGTCGACCCGGCGTCCGGCTTCGTGCCCCTCCTCGTCTCGGGGCGCCTCGAGGGGCCCTCGGGGGCCGAGTTGCCGGATGCGGTGCTGCTCGCGGTGAACGGCACGGTGGCCGGCGTGGGAGGCGGCTACCGGGTCGCCGGCGACACCACGACCTTCGACGCCCTCCTGGCCGAGTCGGCGCTCCGGGCAGGGGCCAACGACGTGAGCCTCCTCGTGCCCTCCGGCCGCGGACGCGACACGACCTACGCCGTCGCCGAGCACCTCGATCAGCCGTCGTACGCGCTGCGACGCGACCGTCTGGTGCCCGCCGAGGGCCGGGGCGAGCCCATCGACCTTGCGGCCCCCGACGACGCTTTGGCCCTCGAGGTCGAGTCGGCGTTCGCCGACGGCCAGACCCTCGCACTCAAGGGATGGGCCGCCGACCGTGACGGCTCGGCGCTCGCCGACCAGGTGCTGGTGTTCGCCGACGGTCGTCAGATCGGCGTCGCGAGCCGCCGGGAGCGCCCCGACCTGGCCTCGGAGGTCGGCGCCGACCTGCTCCAGATCGGGTTCGAGAAGGTCGTCGCGGCCGAGCGGGTCCCCCCGGGAGCGGACATCGACGTGGTGGCCGTGTTCGGCGACCGGGCCGTCGCCGTCGCGGTCGAGCCCGACCGCTGA
- a CDS encoding DUF4202 domain-containing protein, whose amino-acid sequence MDRIRFEQAIAAIDAANADDPHTLTWAGDERPKELLHAELMTRWVRRLDPDASEEQLLAARAHHLRRWALPRDEYPEGRSGYLRWRKDLNRRHQEDVAALLAPLGYDPVEIGRVQEIIAKASRATDPQVQTHEDALCLVFLQTQFTSLADRLGDDKTIDVLRRTLAKMSPSACSEALGLALSDRERALVERALA is encoded by the coding sequence GTGGACCGGATCCGCTTCGAGCAGGCCATCGCCGCCATCGACGCGGCCAACGCGGACGACCCCCACACCCTGACCTGGGCGGGGGACGAGCGCCCCAAGGAGCTGCTCCACGCCGAGCTCATGACCCGCTGGGTGCGTCGGCTCGACCCCGACGCGTCCGAGGAGCAGCTGCTGGCGGCCCGGGCGCACCACCTGCGCCGCTGGGCCCTGCCCCGAGACGAGTACCCCGAGGGCCGTTCCGGCTACCTGCGCTGGCGCAAGGACCTGAACCGTCGCCACCAGGAGGACGTCGCCGCGCTGCTCGCCCCGCTGGGCTACGACCCGGTCGAGATCGGGCGGGTGCAGGAGATCATCGCCAAAGCCTCCCGGGCCACGGATCCGCAGGTCCAGACCCACGAGGACGCGTTGTGCCTCGTGTTCCTCCAGACCCAGTTCACCTCCTTGGCCGACCGGCTGGGTGACGACAAGACCATCGACGTCCTCCGGCGCACCCTGGCCAAGATGAGCCCGTCGGCCTGTAGCGAGGCGCTGGGCCTCGCGCTGTCGGACCGCGAGCGGGCGCTGGTGGAGCGCGCGCTGGCCTGA
- a CDS encoding NUDIX domain-containing protein, with amino-acid sequence MQWTIHGERAIYESPWISLHLVDVELPDGQRLEHHVLRYPQQAAGTVVTDPERGVLLLWRHRFITDVWGWEIPAGRIELGETPGEAAAREALEETGWRPGPLRPLVRFRPSGGSSDQWFHIFVADGATHVGDPTDLTEASELRWHTPDEVRERITAGEVTDGLSLTALSYWFAFDRG; translated from the coding sequence ATGCAGTGGACGATCCATGGCGAGCGGGCGATCTACGAGAGCCCCTGGATCTCGCTGCACCTCGTCGACGTCGAGCTGCCCGACGGCCAGCGCCTCGAGCACCACGTCCTGCGCTACCCGCAGCAGGCCGCGGGCACCGTGGTGACCGACCCCGAGCGCGGGGTGCTGCTGCTGTGGCGGCACAGGTTCATCACCGACGTGTGGGGGTGGGAGATCCCGGCAGGGCGCATCGAGCTCGGTGAGACGCCGGGCGAGGCCGCGGCCAGGGAGGCGCTCGAGGAGACGGGCTGGCGGCCCGGGCCCCTTCGCCCCCTCGTGCGCTTCCGCCCCAGCGGGGGCAGCAGCGACCAGTGGTTCCACATCTTCGTGGCCGACGGCGCCACCCACGTGGGCGACCCGACCGACCTCACCGAGGCGTCCGAGCTGCGCTGGCACACGCCCGACGAGGTGCGGGAGCGCATCACCGCCGGCGAGGTCACCGACGGCCTGTCGCTCACCGCACTCAGCTACTGGTTCGCGTTCGACCGAGGCTGA
- a CDS encoding aminotransferase class I/II-fold pyridoxal phosphate-dependent enzyme: MPDESPTPEEWLPQTRAIRAGRREGDTALAPTLWPTTTFVTPTVDEGREMATQIGAERFYSRYGNPTVRAFEEAMATMEGAESARAFASGMGAVSAVVLGLCSAGDHIVAQRQLYAGTQLLLQMACPRFGIDVTFVDGTEPGAFAAAVVPGKTVLVVAETPANPKLDLVDLDELGAIRGPMTVVDSTFATPLGQRPLDHGVDLVLHSATKAIAGHNDASLGVVAGSEELLAWIWGFAVLQGANASPFDAMNGLRGLRTLSVRLRQQAETAQRVAEALEEHPAVGLVRYPGLDSHPQHALAKRQMDSYGGLLAFDLVGGLEAGRAFVEHVRLCQLATSLGGPETLVTHPASTTHVNLTPEERAETGIELGSVRMSCGLEHPDDVVADVLQALAAIDT; the protein is encoded by the coding sequence ATGCCTGACGAGTCCCCGACCCCCGAGGAGTGGCTGCCCCAGACCCGCGCCATCCGGGCAGGGCGCCGCGAGGGCGACACCGCACTGGCGCCCACCCTCTGGCCGACGACCACCTTCGTCACGCCGACCGTCGACGAGGGACGGGAGATGGCCACGCAGATCGGGGCCGAGCGCTTCTACAGCCGCTACGGCAACCCCACGGTGCGCGCCTTCGAGGAGGCGATGGCCACGATGGAAGGGGCCGAATCGGCCCGTGCCTTCGCGTCCGGGATGGGCGCGGTGTCCGCGGTCGTGCTGGGCCTGTGCTCGGCCGGCGACCACATCGTCGCCCAGCGTCAGCTCTACGCCGGCACCCAGCTGCTACTGCAGATGGCCTGCCCGCGCTTCGGTATCGACGTGACTTTCGTGGACGGCACCGAGCCGGGCGCGTTCGCCGCTGCGGTCGTGCCTGGCAAGACCGTCCTGGTGGTGGCCGAGACACCGGCCAACCCGAAGCTCGACCTGGTCGATCTCGACGAGCTCGGCGCCATCCGCGGGCCCATGACCGTGGTCGACTCCACCTTCGCCACCCCGCTCGGTCAGCGGCCGCTCGATCACGGGGTGGACCTCGTCCTGCACTCGGCGACGAAGGCCATCGCCGGCCACAACGACGCCAGCCTCGGCGTGGTGGCCGGTTCCGAGGAGCTCCTCGCCTGGATCTGGGGGTTCGCGGTGCTCCAGGGCGCCAACGCCTCGCCTTTCGACGCCATGAACGGTCTCCGCGGCCTACGCACCCTCAGCGTCCGCCTCCGCCAGCAGGCCGAAACGGCCCAACGCGTCGCCGAGGCGCTCGAGGAGCACCCGGCGGTCGGCCTCGTGCGCTACCCGGGCCTCGACTCCCACCCCCAGCACGCCTTGGCCAAGCGGCAGATGGACTCGTACGGGGGCCTGCTGGCCTTCGACCTCGTGGGCGGCCTCGAGGCGGGTCGAGCCTTCGTGGAGCACGTTCGCCTCTGTCAGCTCGCCACGTCGCTGGGCGGACCGGAGACCCTCGTGACGCACCCGGCCTCGACCACCCACGTGAACCTCACGCCCGAGGAGCGGGCCGAGACCGGCATCGAGCTGGGCTCGGTGCGGATGTCCTGCGGGCTCGAGCACCCGGACGACGTCGTGGCCGACGTCCTCCAGGCGCTCGCCGCCATCGACACGTGA
- a CDS encoding homoserine O-acetyltransferase — MSSTSDNRPPSPGRRLGVPRGPLPVTGAWRPGDPPGNRQFLVEADDHPFALEGGGALSNITVAYETWGDLDAAASNAVLVCHALTGDSHAAGGSGPGHPTDGWWNPLIGPGRALDTDRYFVVCANVLGGCQGTTGPSSIDPATGTPYGSRFPVVTIRDIVRTQARLADHLGIDRWLSVVGGSMGGMQVLEWGAMFPDRVRSLVPIATTAAAGAWQIAFSAAGRRAVALDPRWRGGDYYDAAPGDGPHEGLSVARALAQTTYRSDPVFEARFGRERPRSSDTFELWDDFEVERYLRYHGEKLIRRFDANSYLILNKAMDLHDLGRGRGGLGPALARIEVPVLTMSISSDTLYPPHQQVELRDGLRAAGKQCDHVLIESPQGHDGFLLETDEIGAAVADLLTSVEKRDA, encoded by the coding sequence ATGTCCAGCACCTCCGACAACCGACCACCATCGCCCGGCCGCCGCCTCGGCGTGCCCCGAGGGCCGCTGCCGGTGACGGGCGCCTGGCGGCCCGGCGACCCACCCGGCAACCGCCAGTTCCTCGTCGAGGCCGACGATCACCCCTTCGCCCTCGAGGGTGGCGGTGCGTTGAGCAACATCACGGTGGCCTACGAGACGTGGGGCGACCTCGACGCCGCCGCGTCCAACGCGGTGCTCGTGTGCCACGCGCTCACTGGTGACTCGCACGCCGCAGGCGGGTCCGGCCCCGGCCATCCGACCGACGGCTGGTGGAACCCGCTGATCGGCCCCGGTCGCGCGCTCGACACCGACCGCTACTTCGTGGTGTGCGCCAACGTGCTCGGGGGCTGTCAGGGAACCACCGGCCCCTCCTCGATCGACCCCGCGACCGGCACGCCCTACGGCTCGCGCTTCCCCGTGGTGACCATCCGCGACATCGTGCGCACCCAGGCGCGCCTGGCCGATCACCTCGGGATCGACCGCTGGCTCTCCGTGGTCGGGGGCTCGATGGGCGGCATGCAGGTGCTCGAGTGGGGCGCGATGTTCCCCGATCGGGTCCGGTCGCTCGTCCCCATCGCCACCACCGCGGCCGCCGGTGCCTGGCAGATCGCGTTCAGCGCGGCCGGGCGTCGCGCCGTCGCCCTCGATCCCCGTTGGCGGGGCGGCGACTACTACGACGCCGCTCCGGGCGACGGCCCCCACGAAGGGCTCTCCGTGGCCAGGGCGCTGGCGCAGACGACCTATCGGAGCGACCCGGTCTTCGAGGCGCGCTTCGGTCGTGAGCGCCCGCGCTCGTCCGACACCTTCGAGCTGTGGGACGACTTCGAGGTCGAGCGCTACCTGCGCTACCACGGCGAGAAGCTGATCCGCCGCTTCGACGCCAACAGCTACCTCATCCTCAACAAGGCCATGGACCTGCACGACCTCGGCCGCGGCCGCGGTGGCCTCGGGCCCGCGCTGGCCCGCATCGAGGTCCCCGTGCTGACCATGAGCATCAGCTCGGACACCCTGTACCCGCCGCACCAACAGGTCGAGCTCCGGGACGGCCTGCGGGCCGCGGGCAAGCAGTGCGACCATGTGCTCATCGAGAGCCCGCAGGGCCACGACGGCTTCCTGCTCGAGACCGACGAGATCGGCGCCGCCGTCGCCGACCTCCTCACCTCCGTGGAGAAGCGAGATGCCTGA
- a CDS encoding isocitrate lyase/PEP mutase family protein: protein MNGDDLRARLATGEPVLMPGVWDALSARLSADAGFDTVFLSGYCVSGTLLGVPDIGYLTQTEMAEVARRVCTAAPDTMVVVDADTGYGNASSTIRTVELWEAAGATGIFIEDQVWPKRCGHMAGKEVVAAEDWLAKLRAAVDHREHLHVTARTDARAAVGLDEAVDRARRALDVGVDAVFVEAPESVDELEAIAEALPDCVRVANMVEAGKTPLLTPPELHELGFDLIVSPLTSLFTVARAVTDSLAILAGEGSLRDHLDRVVSFDEFNDLVGLDAHQQREARYRDG, encoded by the coding sequence ATGAACGGTGACGATCTCCGCGCCCGTCTCGCGACGGGCGAGCCCGTGCTGATGCCCGGGGTGTGGGACGCCCTCTCGGCGCGCCTCAGCGCCGATGCCGGGTTCGACACCGTGTTCCTGTCGGGGTACTGCGTGTCCGGGACGCTGCTCGGGGTCCCCGACATCGGCTACCTGACGCAGACCGAGATGGCAGAGGTCGCCCGGCGGGTGTGCACCGCCGCGCCCGACACGATGGTGGTGGTCGACGCCGACACCGGCTACGGCAACGCGAGCAGCACCATCCGCACGGTCGAGCTGTGGGAGGCCGCCGGCGCGACCGGCATCTTCATCGAGGACCAGGTGTGGCCGAAGCGGTGCGGCCACATGGCGGGCAAGGAGGTGGTGGCGGCCGAGGACTGGTTGGCGAAGCTGCGCGCCGCGGTCGACCACCGGGAGCACCTGCACGTCACCGCTCGCACCGACGCCCGCGCGGCCGTCGGGCTCGACGAGGCGGTCGACCGGGCCCGGCGTGCGCTCGACGTCGGGGTGGATGCCGTGTTCGTGGAGGCCCCCGAGTCCGTCGACGAGCTCGAGGCCATCGCCGAGGCGCTTCCCGACTGCGTGCGGGTGGCCAACATGGTCGAGGCCGGCAAGACGCCGCTGCTCACCCCGCCCGAGCTCCACGAGTTGGGCTTCGACCTGATCGTCTCGCCGCTCACGAGCCTCTTCACCGTCGCCCGGGCGGTGACCGACAGCCTCGCGATCCTCGCCGGCGAAGGTTCGCTGCGTGACCACCTCGACCGTGTGGTCTCCTTCGACGAGTTCAACGACCTCGTCGGGCTCGACGCGCACCAGCAGCGAGAGGCGCGGTACCGGGACGGATGA
- a CDS encoding Tad domain-containing protein gives MAALLLLPLLAFTGFAVDVGSWYTYANRMQRAVDAAALAGVVWMPNDEKAEQVALETAKANGFDDAAADIVVTVTPIGNRRLRVYIHDTSVPMFFSSLFINNVDVERQALAEYVQSVPMGSPDNSLGNDPERWSAGGYNRPYYWLNIGSPRSTKVNGDQYTAGDCTGAYTGCSSGTNLNYSQDGYFYRLTVDTKPASGNLRIQAFDAAFLDVGNTCATGSNLPTTGSTWTTQAATLVGQGAPANAATRYAAGNNEWCTADSDQNGVNLVTTYIVRSPDNTPFDNSDNPVICTKSFSAYDESVYPLLNQTDGYKDGSIGRENMPFVDHFRRWVDLCEVDWSQVVVGDYLLQITSTANLSNPPSTLTTFDPTVNTGGYNKFSLRAGFGDPANATFPNGINFFADGRLPIYVNQAGSGTVTNFYLARIVPEYAGQILELELFDVADGADASLTIVPPTDQTGTPLGGCTFIRDATTPVVTTSSTCTQSGLTNSLYNGRSLTAQIPLPENYGCDAGSDLGCWFKINLNFGSGSPTDQTTWSARVRGDPVRLVE, from the coding sequence ATGGCGGCGCTGCTGCTGCTGCCCCTGCTGGCCTTCACGGGCTTCGCTGTGGACGTGGGCTCCTGGTACACGTACGCGAACCGCATGCAGCGCGCCGTCGACGCCGCCGCCCTCGCCGGCGTGGTGTGGATGCCCAATGACGAGAAGGCCGAGCAGGTGGCCCTCGAGACGGCCAAGGCCAACGGGTTCGACGACGCCGCCGCCGACATCGTCGTCACCGTCACCCCGATCGGCAACCGGCGTCTGCGCGTCTACATCCACGACACCAGCGTCCCCATGTTCTTCTCGTCGCTGTTCATCAACAACGTCGACGTGGAACGCCAGGCCCTCGCCGAGTACGTCCAGAGCGTTCCCATGGGCAGCCCCGACAACAGCCTCGGCAACGACCCCGAGCGCTGGTCGGCCGGGGGCTACAACCGGCCCTACTACTGGCTCAACATCGGCTCGCCGAGGTCCACGAAGGTCAACGGCGACCAGTACACCGCCGGCGACTGCACCGGCGCGTACACCGGGTGCTCGAGCGGCACCAACCTGAACTACAGCCAGGACGGGTACTTCTACCGCCTCACCGTCGACACCAAGCCGGCCAGCGGCAACCTGCGCATCCAGGCCTTCGACGCCGCCTTCCTCGATGTCGGCAACACCTGCGCCACCGGGTCCAACCTGCCCACGACCGGCTCGACCTGGACCACCCAGGCCGCCACCCTCGTGGGGCAAGGGGCGCCGGCGAACGCGGCGACGCGCTACGCGGCGGGCAACAACGAGTGGTGTACCGCCGACTCGGACCAGAACGGCGTGAACCTGGTGACGACCTACATCGTGCGCAGCCCGGACAACACCCCGTTCGACAACTCGGACAACCCGGTGATCTGCACCAAGAGCTTCAGCGCCTACGACGAGTCCGTGTACCCGTTGCTGAACCAGACGGACGGGTACAAGGACGGCAGCATCGGCCGGGAGAACATGCCCTTCGTCGACCACTTCCGGCGCTGGGTGGATCTCTGCGAGGTCGACTGGAGCCAGGTGGTGGTGGGGGACTACCTGCTCCAGATCACCTCGACGGCCAACCTGTCGAACCCGCCGTCCACCCTCACGACGTTCGACCCCACGGTCAACACCGGTGGCTACAACAAGTTCTCGCTGCGCGCCGGCTTCGGCGACCCGGCGAACGCCACCTTCCCGAACGGCATCAACTTCTTCGCCGACGGCCGCCTCCCGATCTACGTGAACCAGGCCGGGTCGGGCACGGTCACCAACTTCTACCTCGCCCGCATCGTGCCCGAGTACGCCGGCCAGATCCTCGAGCTCGAGCTCTTCGACGTGGCCGACGGCGCCGACGCCAGCCTCACCATCGTGCCGCCCACCGACCAGACCGGCACGCCGCTGGGCGGCTGCACCTTCATCCGCGACGCGACGACCCCCGTCGTGACCACCAGCTCCACGTGCACCCAGAGCGGCCTCACCAACTCGCTGTACAACGGGCGGAGCCTCACCGCGCAGATCCCCCTGCCGGAGAACTACGGGTGCGACGCCGGCAGCGACCTGGGGTGCTGGTTCAAGATCAACCTGAACTTCGGGAGCGGCTCTCCGACCGACCAGACCACGTGGTCCGCCCGGGTGCGTGGCGACCCGGTCCGGTTGGTGGAGTAG